Genomic segment of Nitrospirota bacterium:
TCGCGGGACCAATCGTGCAGACTATTTTAGTGTTCCTCATTCTGAAAACACCTCCAGGAGATTATTTTGTAACACTTCCTTCATGACGTTAATCGAGGGGATTATGACGGAGAAAGGGAAGAGACAACGCGATTTCTGCCGAGATGTTTTGCCTTGTAAAGGGCGGCGTCGGCGGCAGCGACGAGTTGATCGGGGTCCTCTATCTTTTGATTTAATTCTCCGATCCCGATGCTGACGGTTATAAAAAAGGCAAAATCCTGGAAATTCATCGGATGTTTTTCAACAGTAGAGCGGGTTCGTTCGGCAACGATCGAAGCTTCTTTTAAGTCGGTGTGGGGAAGGATGAGGCAAAATTCTTCCCCTCCATAACGGGCAAACAGATCAGACTGCCGGAATGTTTTGTGGAGAAGTGTTGCAAACTCTTTCAGGGCATAATCTCCCGCCTGATGCCCCATTTGATCGTTGACCTTTTTGAAAAAGTCGATATCCATCATCATAAGGGTTAACGGTTCATTTAAAAGCCCGCATCTTTTGAATTCCCGGCAGAGGTAATCCTGAAACACTTGTTTGTTAAAAATTCCCGTTAAACCGTCTAATCTGGCCTTATCCGACAATTCACTGAGGTAGCGGTTTTCAACGCTTCCCGGCCCGATGAATTTAAGGAGGGTTTTCCCCAGCCGGATGAGGTCTCCATCTTTTAGAACAGCTTCAGTTACCTGTTTGTCGTTAAGATACAAACCGTTT
This window contains:
- a CDS encoding GGDEF domain-containing protein; protein product: MDDKTIRIHSPVFQKRLERDKYFHPCFVVVEGASLGDKLSITQKRAVIGRLSVCDIPLEDSLVSKNHAEVILQPGNNVLIRDLGSSNGLYLNDKQVTEAVLKDGDLIRLGKTLLKFIGPGSVENRYLSELSDKARLDGLTGIFNKQVFQDYLCREFKRCGLLNEPLTLMMMDIDFFKKVNDQMGHQAGDYALKEFATLLHKTFRQSDLFARYGGEEFCLILPHTDLKEASIVAERTRSTVEKHPMNFQDFAFFITVSIGIGELNQKIEDPDQLVAAADAALYKAKHLGRNRVVSSLSPS